The Pangasianodon hypophthalmus isolate fPanHyp1 chromosome 2, fPanHyp1.pri, whole genome shotgun sequence genome window below encodes:
- the LOC113536620 gene encoding sodium- and chloride-dependent GABA transporter 2 isoform X1: MKDSFEPTVKLKLVNVAGSMAQPQGKPQQREQWASKMDFFLAVAGHIVGLGNVWRFPYLCYKNGGGAFFVPYILFLFSCGIPLFFLETSLGQYTSQGGITCWRKICPLFEGLGYGSQIVILYTGVYYIIILAWALLYLFFSFSSELPWANCKNSWNTEYCMEFSKNNMTDNIPDKITSPVVEFWEKRILGLSGGIEEIGNVRWELALCLLLAWTICFFCVFNGVKSTGKVVYFTATFPYLMLMVLLVRGLTLPGASSGITFYLYPDPTRLTDPQVWMDAGSQIFYSYGVCTGTLTALGSYNKYDNNCYRDCLYLCLLNSMTSFVAGFAIFSVLGFMADEQGMDISMVAESGPGLAFIAYPRAVALMPLPQLWAVFFFIMILFLGLDSEFVYHEALVTAISDMYPSFFQNGHRRKILLLLICVVSFLIGLLMVTEGGLYVFQLFDYYACSGMTLLAFAILQSICVGWVYGADRLYDNIEDMIGYRPWPHMKLCWKYVTPIICIGTFVFSLVKYTPLKLNNLYEYPWWGYALGGFFTLSSTMLVPLWMVYAFCKTPGSISQRMKTLCTPAEDLSNPKSPKGVLASRTFETFTDLQTLRQHSPVDV, encoded by the exons ATGAAGGACAGCTTTGAGCCCACAGTCAAATTAAAGCTGGTGAATGTAGCTGGCTCCATGGCACAACCCCAGGGCAAACCACAGCAGAGAGAACAGTGGGCCAGTaagatggatttttttctggCTGTTGCAGGACATATCGTTGGTCTGGGAAATGTGTGGAGGTTTCCTTATCTGTGTTACAAAAATGGAGGGG GAGCTTTCTTTGTGCCATACATACTGTTCCTATTTTCCTGTGGCATACCCCTCTTCTTCTTGGAGACATCATTGGGCCAGTACACTAGCCAGGGTGGCATCACATGCTGGAGGAAAATCTGCCCTCTTTTTGAAg GGCTGGGCTATGGTAGTCAGATTGTGATCCTGTACACTGGAGTTTATTACATCATTATTCTGGCCTGGGCACTTCTCTACCTTTTCTTCTCATTCAGCTCAGAGCTCCCATGGGCTAACTGCAAGAATAGCTGGAACACAG AGTACTGCATGGAATTTAGCAAGAACAACATGACCGATAATATTCCAGACAAAATTACATCGCCAGTTGTGGAATTCTGGGA GAAGAGGATTCTGGGTTTGTCTGGTGGCATAGAAGAAATAGGTAATGTGAGGTGGGAGCTGGCTTTGTGTCTCCTGCTGGCTTGGACCATCTGCTTCTTCTGTGTGTTTAATGGCGTGAAGTCTACAGGCAAG GTGGTCTATTTCACTGCTACCTTTCCTTACTTGATGTTGATGGTGCTGCTGGTACGTGGACTGACGTTGCCTGGAGCAAGTAGTGGTATCACATTTTATCTCTACCCAGATCCTACTCGCCTCACAGACCCTCAG GTGTGGATGGATGCAGGTAGCCAGATATTTTACTCCTATGGAGTTTGCACAGGGACTCTGACAGCTTTAGGAAGctataataaatatgacaacAACTGTTACAG agactGTCTGTATTTGTGCCTGCTAAACAGTATGACTAGCTTTGTGGCTGGATTTGCCATTTTTTCTGTGCTGGGCTTCATGGCAGATGAACAGGGAATGGATATTTCAATGGTGGCAGAGTCAG GTCCTGGGCTGGCATTTATTGCTTACCCACGTGCAGTGGCCTTAATGCCTCTCCCTCAGTTATGGGCAGTTTTCTTCTTCATTATGATCCTTTTCCTTGGACTAGATAGTGAG TTTGTATATCATGAAGCCCTGGTAACAGCAATCTCAGACATGTACCCCTCATTCTTCCAAAATGGACACCGACGTAAAATCCTGCTTCTCCTAATCTGTGTAGTCAGCTTCCTTATTGGTCTTCTGATGGTAACAGAG gGCGGACTGTATGTCTTCCAGTTATTTGATTATTACGCTTGCAGTGGAATGACTTTGCTGGCCTTTGCCATTCTTCAGTCCATCTGTGTTGGATGGGTTTATG GTGCAGACCGTCTGTATGACAACATTGAAGACATGATTGGTTATCGTCCCTGGCCCCATATGAAGCTCTGCTGGAAATATGTGACCCCTATTATTTGCATA GGGACATTTGTATTCTCCTTGGTTAAGTACACTCCTCTCAAGTTGAATAACCTATATGAGTACCCCTGGTGGGGTTACGCTCTCGGAGGCTTCTTCACACTCTCCTCCACTATGTTGGTCCCTTTATGGATGGTGTATGCATTTTGCAAGACCCCTGGCTCAATAAGTCAG AGAATGAAAACCCTATGTACTCCTGCTGAAGATCTGTCTAATCCTAAGTCACCCAAAGGTGTCCTCGCCTCTCGCACTTTTGAGACCTTCACAGATCTGCAGACTTTGCGTCAACACTCTCCAGTAGATGTATGA
- the LOC113536620 gene encoding sodium- and chloride-dependent GABA transporter 2 isoform X2: MKDSFEPTVKLKLVNVAGSMAQPQGKPQQREQWARAFFVPYILFLFSCGIPLFFLETSLGQYTSQGGITCWRKICPLFEGLGYGSQIVILYTGVYYIIILAWALLYLFFSFSSELPWANCKNSWNTEYCMEFSKNNMTDNIPDKITSPVVEFWEKRILGLSGGIEEIGNVRWELALCLLLAWTICFFCVFNGVKSTGKVVYFTATFPYLMLMVLLVRGLTLPGASSGITFYLYPDPTRLTDPQVWMDAGSQIFYSYGVCTGTLTALGSYNKYDNNCYRDCLYLCLLNSMTSFVAGFAIFSVLGFMADEQGMDISMVAESGPGLAFIAYPRAVALMPLPQLWAVFFFIMILFLGLDSEFVYHEALVTAISDMYPSFFQNGHRRKILLLLICVVSFLIGLLMVTEGGLYVFQLFDYYACSGMTLLAFAILQSICVGWVYGADRLYDNIEDMIGYRPWPHMKLCWKYVTPIICIGTFVFSLVKYTPLKLNNLYEYPWWGYALGGFFTLSSTMLVPLWMVYAFCKTPGSISQRMKTLCTPAEDLSNPKSPKGVLASRTFETFTDLQTLRQHSPVDV, translated from the exons ATGAAGGACAGCTTTGAGCCCACAGTCAAATTAAAGCTGGTGAATGTAGCTGGCTCCATGGCACAACCCCAGGGCAAACCACAGCAGAGAGAACAGTGGGCCA GAGCTTTCTTTGTGCCATACATACTGTTCCTATTTTCCTGTGGCATACCCCTCTTCTTCTTGGAGACATCATTGGGCCAGTACACTAGCCAGGGTGGCATCACATGCTGGAGGAAAATCTGCCCTCTTTTTGAAg GGCTGGGCTATGGTAGTCAGATTGTGATCCTGTACACTGGAGTTTATTACATCATTATTCTGGCCTGGGCACTTCTCTACCTTTTCTTCTCATTCAGCTCAGAGCTCCCATGGGCTAACTGCAAGAATAGCTGGAACACAG AGTACTGCATGGAATTTAGCAAGAACAACATGACCGATAATATTCCAGACAAAATTACATCGCCAGTTGTGGAATTCTGGGA GAAGAGGATTCTGGGTTTGTCTGGTGGCATAGAAGAAATAGGTAATGTGAGGTGGGAGCTGGCTTTGTGTCTCCTGCTGGCTTGGACCATCTGCTTCTTCTGTGTGTTTAATGGCGTGAAGTCTACAGGCAAG GTGGTCTATTTCACTGCTACCTTTCCTTACTTGATGTTGATGGTGCTGCTGGTACGTGGACTGACGTTGCCTGGAGCAAGTAGTGGTATCACATTTTATCTCTACCCAGATCCTACTCGCCTCACAGACCCTCAG GTGTGGATGGATGCAGGTAGCCAGATATTTTACTCCTATGGAGTTTGCACAGGGACTCTGACAGCTTTAGGAAGctataataaatatgacaacAACTGTTACAG agactGTCTGTATTTGTGCCTGCTAAACAGTATGACTAGCTTTGTGGCTGGATTTGCCATTTTTTCTGTGCTGGGCTTCATGGCAGATGAACAGGGAATGGATATTTCAATGGTGGCAGAGTCAG GTCCTGGGCTGGCATTTATTGCTTACCCACGTGCAGTGGCCTTAATGCCTCTCCCTCAGTTATGGGCAGTTTTCTTCTTCATTATGATCCTTTTCCTTGGACTAGATAGTGAG TTTGTATATCATGAAGCCCTGGTAACAGCAATCTCAGACATGTACCCCTCATTCTTCCAAAATGGACACCGACGTAAAATCCTGCTTCTCCTAATCTGTGTAGTCAGCTTCCTTATTGGTCTTCTGATGGTAACAGAG gGCGGACTGTATGTCTTCCAGTTATTTGATTATTACGCTTGCAGTGGAATGACTTTGCTGGCCTTTGCCATTCTTCAGTCCATCTGTGTTGGATGGGTTTATG GTGCAGACCGTCTGTATGACAACATTGAAGACATGATTGGTTATCGTCCCTGGCCCCATATGAAGCTCTGCTGGAAATATGTGACCCCTATTATTTGCATA GGGACATTTGTATTCTCCTTGGTTAAGTACACTCCTCTCAAGTTGAATAACCTATATGAGTACCCCTGGTGGGGTTACGCTCTCGGAGGCTTCTTCACACTCTCCTCCACTATGTTGGTCCCTTTATGGATGGTGTATGCATTTTGCAAGACCCCTGGCTCAATAAGTCAG AGAATGAAAACCCTATGTACTCCTGCTGAAGATCTGTCTAATCCTAAGTCACCCAAAGGTGTCCTCGCCTCTCGCACTTTTGAGACCTTCACAGATCTGCAGACTTTGCGTCAACACTCTCCAGTAGATGTATGA
- the LOC113536620 gene encoding sodium- and chloride-dependent GABA transporter 2 isoform X3 — MCGGFLICVTKMEGTSLGQYTSQGGITCWRKICPLFEGLGYGSQIVILYTGVYYIIILAWALLYLFFSFSSELPWANCKNSWNTEYCMEFSKNNMTDNIPDKITSPVVEFWEKRILGLSGGIEEIGNVRWELALCLLLAWTICFFCVFNGVKSTGKVVYFTATFPYLMLMVLLVRGLTLPGASSGITFYLYPDPTRLTDPQVWMDAGSQIFYSYGVCTGTLTALGSYNKYDNNCYRDCLYLCLLNSMTSFVAGFAIFSVLGFMADEQGMDISMVAESGPGLAFIAYPRAVALMPLPQLWAVFFFIMILFLGLDSEFVYHEALVTAISDMYPSFFQNGHRRKILLLLICVVSFLIGLLMVTEGGLYVFQLFDYYACSGMTLLAFAILQSICVGWVYGADRLYDNIEDMIGYRPWPHMKLCWKYVTPIICIGTFVFSLVKYTPLKLNNLYEYPWWGYALGGFFTLSSTMLVPLWMVYAFCKTPGSISQRMKTLCTPAEDLSNPKSPKGVLASRTFETFTDLQTLRQHSPVDV; from the exons ATGTGTGGAGGTTTCCTTATCTGTGTTACAAAAATGGAGGGG ACATCATTGGGCCAGTACACTAGCCAGGGTGGCATCACATGCTGGAGGAAAATCTGCCCTCTTTTTGAAg GGCTGGGCTATGGTAGTCAGATTGTGATCCTGTACACTGGAGTTTATTACATCATTATTCTGGCCTGGGCACTTCTCTACCTTTTCTTCTCATTCAGCTCAGAGCTCCCATGGGCTAACTGCAAGAATAGCTGGAACACAG AGTACTGCATGGAATTTAGCAAGAACAACATGACCGATAATATTCCAGACAAAATTACATCGCCAGTTGTGGAATTCTGGGA GAAGAGGATTCTGGGTTTGTCTGGTGGCATAGAAGAAATAGGTAATGTGAGGTGGGAGCTGGCTTTGTGTCTCCTGCTGGCTTGGACCATCTGCTTCTTCTGTGTGTTTAATGGCGTGAAGTCTACAGGCAAG GTGGTCTATTTCACTGCTACCTTTCCTTACTTGATGTTGATGGTGCTGCTGGTACGTGGACTGACGTTGCCTGGAGCAAGTAGTGGTATCACATTTTATCTCTACCCAGATCCTACTCGCCTCACAGACCCTCAG GTGTGGATGGATGCAGGTAGCCAGATATTTTACTCCTATGGAGTTTGCACAGGGACTCTGACAGCTTTAGGAAGctataataaatatgacaacAACTGTTACAG agactGTCTGTATTTGTGCCTGCTAAACAGTATGACTAGCTTTGTGGCTGGATTTGCCATTTTTTCTGTGCTGGGCTTCATGGCAGATGAACAGGGAATGGATATTTCAATGGTGGCAGAGTCAG GTCCTGGGCTGGCATTTATTGCTTACCCACGTGCAGTGGCCTTAATGCCTCTCCCTCAGTTATGGGCAGTTTTCTTCTTCATTATGATCCTTTTCCTTGGACTAGATAGTGAG TTTGTATATCATGAAGCCCTGGTAACAGCAATCTCAGACATGTACCCCTCATTCTTCCAAAATGGACACCGACGTAAAATCCTGCTTCTCCTAATCTGTGTAGTCAGCTTCCTTATTGGTCTTCTGATGGTAACAGAG gGCGGACTGTATGTCTTCCAGTTATTTGATTATTACGCTTGCAGTGGAATGACTTTGCTGGCCTTTGCCATTCTTCAGTCCATCTGTGTTGGATGGGTTTATG GTGCAGACCGTCTGTATGACAACATTGAAGACATGATTGGTTATCGTCCCTGGCCCCATATGAAGCTCTGCTGGAAATATGTGACCCCTATTATTTGCATA GGGACATTTGTATTCTCCTTGGTTAAGTACACTCCTCTCAAGTTGAATAACCTATATGAGTACCCCTGGTGGGGTTACGCTCTCGGAGGCTTCTTCACACTCTCCTCCACTATGTTGGTCCCTTTATGGATGGTGTATGCATTTTGCAAGACCCCTGGCTCAATAAGTCAG AGAATGAAAACCCTATGTACTCCTGCTGAAGATCTGTCTAATCCTAAGTCACCCAAAGGTGTCCTCGCCTCTCGCACTTTTGAGACCTTCACAGATCTGCAGACTTTGCGTCAACACTCTCCAGTAGATGTATGA